A section of the Acanthopagrus latus isolate v.2019 chromosome 20, fAcaLat1.1, whole genome shotgun sequence genome encodes:
- the LOC119009323 gene encoding 5-hydroxytryptamine receptor 3A-like, with the protein MMLAGFLFLLLLTGESSNDSCSYRNLFMHLYPEGKVQNTMTRPVKNHTTPTQVTLDVLIYAILDMNEKDQKFISYVWIDMLWHDEYISWNPEDFCGIENITIPTKQLWTPDLTIEEMTGKDKASASPYAIVYNYSEVWLRNDMMVVSICKMNVYKFPFDIQSCDLSFKSTIYSNKEMQFLPWVNSSRSTNWTLTMIRSQSEWLLINMTITNKTVDNFELKQSMLVYTIHMKRRSVLYVVNFLLPILFFLGLDLVSFLISDSSGEKLGFKVTVLLAVTVMQLILNEILPSSSDRIPLIATYIVGIFGLMMLSLMETILVMYLLEKDSKENEPNGDQNLSEDCGDKQGKISLDNCFRGINTWIHSACVCDVSAGKTPPEVLPLPQELLSHQGSSSQVMEESNDSKLGELVKPPSLLLNSKKEEAKPAGYWRRVCKRINTVFFIFYIIAASVFLVYIAVCWNED; encoded by the exons ATGATGCTTGCTGgcttcctctttctgctcctcctcacag GAGAATCGTCCAATGACAGCTGCAGCTATAGAAACCTTTTTATGCATTTGTACCCTGAAGGTAAGGTGCAGAACACCATGACCCGGCCTGTTAAAAACCACACAACACCCACTCAAGTAACTCTGGATGTACTCATCTATGCCATCCTAGATATG AACGAGAAAGATCAGAAATTTATTTCGTACGTTTGGATTGACATG CTTTGGCACGATGAGTACATTTCTTGGAATCCTGAGGATTTCTGTGGTATTGAGAACATTACAATCCCTACTAAACAATTGTGGACACCAGACCTAACCATTGAAGAGAT GACAGGGAAGGACAAGGCCTCTGCGAGTCCTTATGCAATTGTTTACAACTATAGTGAAGTCTGGCTTAGGAATGACATGATGGTGGTCAGCATCTGCAAGATGAATGTTTACAAATTCCCCTTTGACATTCAGAGCTGCGACCTCTCCTTCAAGTCTACCATATACAGCA ACAAGGAAATGCAGTTTCTTCCATGGGTGAACTCTTCACGGAGCACTAATTGGACTCTTACAATGATTCGTTCCCAGTCTGAGTGGCTGCTCATCAACATGACCATCACCAACAAAACTGTCGACAATTTTGAACTCAAGCAGAGCATGTTGGTTTACACT ATCCACATGAAAAGGCGCTCTGTCCTCTACGTTGTCAACTTCTTGCTGCCCATCCTGTTCTTCTTGGGTCTGGACTTGGTCTCCTTCCTAATCTCAGACAGCAGCGGTGAGAAGCTGGGCTTCAAGGTCACTGTGCTGCTTGCTGTAACTGTGATGCAACTTATTCTGAATGAAATCCTGCCTTCTTCTTCAGACAGGATTCCACTTATAG CGACCTACATTGTTGGGATTTTTGGTTTGATGATGCTCAGCCTCATGGAGACAATTTTGGTGATGTACCTGTTGGAGAAAGACTCCAAAGAAAATGAGCCAAATGGAGACCAAAACCTGAGTGAggactgtggagacaaacaagGCAAAATCAGCCTTGATAACTGTTTCAGGG GCATAAATACATGGATTCactctgcctgtgtctgtgatgtgtCTGCTGGTAAAACACCACCTGAAGTGCTGCCATTGCCCCAAGAG TTATTAAGTCATCAGGGAAGCAGCAGCCAGGTGATGGAGGAGTCCAATGACTCCAAGTTGGGGGAGTTGGTGAAACCGCCGTCTCTGCTCCTCAACAGCAAGAAGGAAGAAGCAAAGCCTGCTGGCTACTGGAGGAGAGTGTGTAAAAGAATCAACacagttttcttcattttctatATCATAGCTGCCAGTGTGTTTTTAGTCTATATTGCTGTCTGTTGGAATGAAGACTAG
- the LOC119010227 gene encoding 5-hydroxytryptamine receptor 3A-like, producing the protein MIPAGFFFLLLLTGETSDERNCSYLDVLQYLNLTKNKEKFTMIRPVKNYKEPTIVTLDLLLYAILDVVKKDQQWVPYVWIDMWWKNEFLSWDPNDFCNITRISLPNELLWKPDVTIEEMSETDRAPPNPFLIIRNNGEIEITDDQVLVSACRMLVYKFPFDIQTCNLSFKSVVHNDKEILLTEYFNSSKIVEETRKLMHNQFEWLFVNLTVHTNNITYLDFNQSVITYTISIKRRAGLYIINFILPILFFVGLDLASFMISDSSGEKLSFKVTVLLAVTVMQLILNDILPSSSNRIPLIASYCIGIFGMMMLSLLETVLVMFLLHKDMKEVARKEQSVIEDFGYKESDVSIKVHYTGQTPSEVLPVVKEESSSQLMEESPDFEKLSYELKELVKMLLNSRTEEARPSGYWKGVCNKINRGFFIFYIITLALFLVNMFYRWSAE; encoded by the exons ATGATTCCTGCCGGCTTCTTCTTCCTACTCCTCCTCACAGGTGAG ACATCCGATGAACGTAACTGCAGTTATCTGGATGTTTTACAGTACTTGAACttaaccaaaaacaaagagaagttCACCATGATCCGGCCTGTTAAAAACTACAAAGAGCCAACAATTGTAACACTGGATTTGCTACTCTATGCTATTCTAGACGTGGTAA AGAAGGACCAGCAATGGGTTCCTTACGTTTGGATTGATATG TGGTGGAAAAATGAATTCCTTTCTTGGGATCCTAATGATTTCTGCAACATTACCAGAATATCTCTCCCCAATGAACTGTTGTGGAAGCCGGATGTAACTATTGAAGAGAT GTCAGAGACGGACAGAGCCCCTCCAAACCCGTTTCTCATCATCAGAAATAATGGTGAAATTGAAATAACGGATGACCAGGTGCTGGTCAGCGCCTGCAGGATGCTCGTTTACAAATTCCCCTTCGACATTCAGACCTGCAACCTCTCCTTCAAGTCTGTCGTACACAATG ACAAGGAAATACTGCTCACTGAGTATTTCAACTCTTCAAAGATCGTTGAGGAGACTCGCAAGTTGATGCACAACCAATTCGAGTGGCTGTTCGTCAACCTGACGgttcacacaaacaacatcacttACTTAGACTTCAACCAAAGTGTGATCACTTACACT ATCTCCATCAAGAGGAGAGCTGGCCTCTACATCATCAACTTCATACTGCCCATCCTGTTCTTTGTGGGTCTGGACTTGGCCTCCTTCATGATCTCAGACAGCAGTGGCGAGAAGCTCAGCTTCAAGGTCACTGTGCTGCTCGCCGTCACTGTGATGCAGCTTATTCTGAACGATATACTGCCTTCTTCTTCAAACAGGATTCCACTCATAG CATCCTACTGTATTGGGATTTTTGGTATGATGATGCTCAGCCTCCTGGAGACGGTTTTGGTGATGTTTCTGTTGCATAAAGACATGAAAGAAGTGGCACGAAAAGAACAAAGCGTGATTGAGGACTTTGGGTATAAAGAGAGCGACGTCAGCATCAAAGTTCATTACACAG gtcaaacaccATCTGAAGTGCTGCCGGTGGTCAAAGAG gaaagcagcagtcagctgaTGGAGGAGTCCCCTGACTTTGAAAAGCTGTCATATGAGCTGAAGGAGTTGGTGAAAATGCTTCTGAACAGCAGGACTGAAGAAGCAAGACCTTCTGGCTACTGGAAGGGAGTTTGTAATAAAATCA